A genomic window from Populus nigra chromosome 7, ddPopNigr1.1, whole genome shotgun sequence includes:
- the LOC133698738 gene encoding non-specific lipid-transfer protein 1-like, translated as MASSMSLKLACAMLVAMVVSAPLAEAAISCGQVSSSLAQCIGYLQKGGAVPAACCSGLKGLNSAATTTADRQGVCNCLKSLAGKISGINYGLAAGLPSKCGVSISYKISPSTDCKSVK; from the coding sequence ATGGCTTCTTCAATGAGCTTGAAGCTGGCCTGTGCCATGCTTGTAGCGATGGTTGTTAGCGCACCACTAGCAGAAGCTGCCATCTCATGTGGCCAGGTGTCAAGCAGCTTGGCACAATGTATAGGCTACCTCCAGAAGGGTGGGGCTGTGCCTGCAGCTTGCTGCAGTGGGTTGAAAGGACTTAATTCTGCAGCCACGACCACCGCCGACCGCCAAGGGGTCTGCAACTGTTTGAAATCCTTGGCTGGTAAGATCTCTGGCATCAACTATGGCTTGGCTGCTGGCCTCCCTTCAAAGTGTGGTGTATCCATCTCCTACAAAATCAGTCCTTCCACAGATTGCAAAAG